In Anomaloglossus baeobatrachus isolate aAnoBae1 chromosome 2, aAnoBae1.hap1, whole genome shotgun sequence, the DNA window AAATTTGGAATGCTATCTTGTccttttcagtttattataaacATTACTTGTTTGCTTCTGCTAAAGTTTTCTGACCAATTTTATAAATATCTATgaagtttttttttaaagtgtttttggCATGAAACAGATAATCTAATATGTACTATGCATCTTTCTCACTAGGTGAGCTCTCCATAGATGATGTCCAAGACCCATTCCTTGTCAGCATCCATATTATTGCAGACCCGGGCGAATCCAGATGTTTACAAGGAGCCATTGACAAAATCATAGCATGGATCCATCCTGATCTGCAGTTGTTCCGTGTCTCGGAAAGAAGGACTTCCAAGAAAAAGAAGCTGAAACAAGCCTTTACATCTCAACCTGCTCTTGCAGTCATTTTGTTTCTACAAGAGGAATATGGAGAAGATCAGATCTTACATGTTCGTGAATGCTTCCAAAAAGCTCCTTGGCAATTCCATCACACGGAGCGTGTACATGGCAAATTTCTCCCATATATGCCATGTAATCAGGACTTTTTTACATTGGCAAATGGAACTCCTCTATGGGCTATAAGACAGGTGCATTATGGGAAGGAAATTATCCGCTTTACTATATATTGCAGTTACGAGAACTTTTCAGACATGATGAAAATGTACGAACTCGTACTGAAAAAATCTGTGTGGAAGAAGAAAGCTGATTTTTGCGTGTTTCCAATTTATTCCAATATGGACATAGACATAGAATTTTCTTTAAAGAGGCTTCTGAAGGGTCAAACGCCTGTGCCCCTGGATTCATCTTTGCTGGAGTTCCGAGTGAAAGACTTCGGACAGCTTGTTCCTCTCTTGCCCAATCAGTGTAGCCCAATCAGTGAAGGCAGATGGCAGACGCAAGATCATGATGGCAATAAAATACTGTTACAGGTTAGTATGGCTAATTTCACTTGGTCCTGGCTTGGAATCTAGTGACATCCAGAATAATTAGTTTGGGAATAAGATTTAATGTGGCCATACAcattaccgtatatgccggcgtataagacgactgggcgtataagacgacccccaacttctgccctaaaaatatagaatttgggatatactcactgtccatctgtcatagtgccaccgctccctccgatctgctgcacggaggtgaggggccgggcagcagattggggggagcggtggcactgtggcagatggagggcggcagcggatcgggaggtgtgggggtgagggtgagacaggtggcagatcgcggagggcagcggcggatcgggacgcttttcgtacagtgcaatggcagcgcggcaacttccgggtcccatgctccggtctcataacagcatgggaccggagcttgtcgccctgccattgcactgtgtacagtcactcactgtgctcagtgtgctggcgtgctgcagggacggtcaccggcaacaggtccactgtgattggagaaatcggtcacaaggccgatctctccaatcagagcattggagctgggggagggtgatccagtgaggtcacccagctccagccaatggccagtgctacagctgcactggccagggctggatttcaatgtttcagtcattttaaatggctggaacattacagtggctgtgattggttgagcggcgttcgtcagccaatcacagcctccgtaggtccggggaggaggcaccacccctcctaaggtcaggaacaggtcccctcctccccgaatctgcgttttttgttaacatattgcagtcaccgctgtatatccggcgtataagacgaccccccactgtagccattattttaagggggtaaaaagtcgtcttatacgccagtatatacggtagatAGAATTAGGTAATGATTGAACAGCTCTTGGTGCTcaaagagttaatgtcagtttactgCTAGCAGCTTcctagcagtgcaggtcagctgtagctgctttgtaggcatgcccctttgtgtttaagtaggtttcccagcaatctttgcttaTTATACAAAACTATTTGCATTctggctgccttggtggaaggCGCTGCTGTGGATTCGTCCTGATGTCGTATCTTCCCCATTTTGGttgtttttcccctgtttgtcccacCGACCCTCgttttgtattagtgcagtggtggattTAGTGAACCTTATCTTCCCATTCACTAGCCAGGACTACAGTAGGGACTTTTCAGGGCTTCagattcctgctcggcgacaggtgagaaaCATTTATAtgatctggctaggagtgcaggatacagcggcaggtaagggcaggaggtgtcccatctaccctcttACTAGTGCCACGGCCTACCATTGTTTTTGTATTctggtgtcccccttgtttgtggtgttgttgtggagtatTTTTGTTGTGTGTCtgacatctgttggtctgaatgCACACCACGTTTACAAGTATGACACATATTACGTTGGTTGTATACATTccataaaaatcttaaaaaaaatatacCCTTTGTAGAGCTGTTCAATCACAAGACTGAAAATCTAACTGGTAACACTACCAACATTTCCAATATAGCTGAAGGTCGGACGAATTAGTGGCAGTTGTCCATTTTGGCCAACATTTACTTTGTGTCTGTGGCAATTTTACAGGCTACTGAGAATCAAATCTAATGGATCTAAACATTGGTCTGATTAAAAATTTCTCTAAGGCCAGTTTCGCATGTCTAATATTCACGGTATGAGTATGGCCCGCAATGTCCGAACAGTTAGCGGGTCTCTTAGCCCAAACTCAATGGCCTCATAGCCCTACATGTGACTGCTGGGTCAGGAGATCTGTTACTGGCCCGTACATAGCTCACTTTGCCCATGAGTGTCGGATATGTGAAACCAGACTAATTGTACTCCCTTATTGTAGACATATTTTGATCATAGTCACTCTATAAAATGTGACAAACCCACCTGTTGAATATATTATGTACACTTTTCTTATGAGGCCTGGTATAAAAATTAACCTCCAGGTCCAGAGGATATCTGAAATGTGCTAAATGTATTGACAGCCCACCGCATGGAAAAAGGATTGTTTCTAGTAATCATACAAGTCATATCCTGTAAGTGATTGAGTATTGTGATGTTTTATGGACTGCTAAAGGATATTTCCATCCAAATCTgaaattgtatttttttatggaGGTTTTGTAGAAAGTCCCAAGTAGATTAGTACAAACTTAATGCTTACTGGAGTTCTCAAATTTTGGCCATTGCTTATACATTTTTGGCCATGCTTAAAAAATGCTGCTGAGAAGTCTATCATTGTAAATGATAGAGCTCCATCTTCTATTGGCTACCTAGAAACAGATTGAGACTTTACAGGAAAAATAAGTAAAATTACAGAGAGAAAGGGGCCCATTTCAAAGTATCTGTCCAAAACTGAAGAGTATACAACaggtgttcaagttcctgccaatatccaggaactttgcagccattgaagaggagtggaccaacatccacaggccacaatcaacaacctgatgaaCTCTATGCAAAGAAGATGTGTTGTACTATTTGAGGCAAATGGTTgttacaccagatactgactggttttctgacccccccTCCCCGAAACCAcctaatactgtaaaactgcacattttagagtggcattttattgtggccagcttaaaggtactgtcacactaagcgacgctccagcgatcccaccagcaacctgacctggcagggatcgctggagcggcgCTACACAGGttactggtgagctgtcacacaggcagatctcaccagcgaccagttaccagcccccagccagcagcgacggaagcgatgctgcgcttggtaactaaggtaaatatcgggtaaccaacccgatatttaccttggttaccagcgcacaccgcttagcgctggctccctgaactcctagccagagtacacatgggttaattacccgatgtgtactccggctacgtgtgcagagagcagggagccggcactgacagcgtgagagcggcggacgctggtaacgaaggtaaatatcgggtagccaaggtaagggcttcttggttacccgatgtttaccatggttaccagtgtccgcagaagccgactcctgctgcctgcacattcagttgttgctctctcgctgtcacacacagtgatgtgtgcttcacagcgggagagcaacaactaaaaaatggtccaggacattcagcaacaaccaacgacctcacagcaagggccatgttgttgctggatgtcacacacagcaacatcgctagcaacatcgctgctacgtcacaaaagttgtgcctcagcagcgatgttgctagcgatgttgcttagtgagacgtggccttaaggcagacttgtgcaataatcatggtatctaatcagcatcttgatatgccacacctgtaagGTGGATGGAATATCTCAGTAAAGGAGAAATTCTCACTAACAaaaatttagacaaatttgtgaactatATTTGACAGAAAAAGGTctgttgtgtacatagaaaaagtcttaattTATTCCGTTCATGAAAAATAGAAGCAAAAACAGAAATGTTGTGTTTATCTTTTGTTCAGTGTATCTTGTTAGTAAATCTGATGCCTACTGGACAGATCTGTGTATTTGATTATGTCTAGTTATTACTGCAAACATAGAAGAGTCACcaaataatgttgttttcttgTAGCAGGTTCATCGCTTGACGAGAAAGTCAATCTGGAAACATCAAAGATATTTATCCAGAAAATCCTCTGGGACGACACCATTTATCAGCTTGACTCCTCACGCTCATAAAAACAAATATGACAAAAGCTTGACGTACCTGAACAACGTAAAAGCTCCAGGACTTCAAACTTCTGATCAAAACATTCCTAAAAACCCTGTAGATGTTAACCCAAGTTCTAAGAGCATAGCTCAGTGGTTTCAGAGAAGCAAGTCCTTGGTATGTCTACCAACACTGAACTCTTTCCCATCATGTGAGTCTTTCCCTTTCAGCGAGCCCCCTGTTTTTTTTGAACATGAcacatctgtatggaggagcagcCCAAGGATCAACATTGATGAGTTAGAGGGAGCACAGGAGACCGACGTGGACACAGGAATTAAACTTTCCAGTTCCGATCTGTCCGTTGTGTCAGCCTATTCCCCATTAGATGGACTCTCTAGTGACTTAGAAGCTTCTCTCCCTTCTGGAGACTCCAACCATGAGAATCCATCTTCAAGGGGCAAG includes these proteins:
- the FAM124A gene encoding protein FAM124A isoform X2, which translates into the protein MEKTAEDDCEDSGAETGGSDYSRMSSTSSELSIDDVQDPFLVSIHIIADPGESRCLQGAIDKIIAWIHPDLQLFRVSERRTSKKKKLKQAFTSQPALAVILFLQEEYGEDQILHVRECFQKAPWQFHHTERVHGKFLPYMPCNQDFFTLANGTPLWAIRQVHYGKEIIRFTIYCSYENFSDMMKMYELVLKKSVWKKKADFCVFPIYSNMDIDIEFSLKRLLKGQTPVPLDSSLLEFRVKDFGQLVPLLPNQCSPISEGRWQTQDHDGNKILLQVHRLTRKSIWKHQRYLSRKSSGTTPFISLTPHAHKNKYDKSLTYLNNVKAPGLQTSDQNIPKNPVDVNPSSKSIAQWFQRSKSLVCLPTLNSFPSCESFPFSEPPVFFEHDTSVWRSSPRINIDELEGAQETDVDTGIKLSSSDLSVVSAYSPLDGLSSDLEASLPSGDSNHENPSSRGKLHELSYESFNSVSERSSGSLASSVFPNVSGCNSLTESQKDIESHYKKNVEVINQPAEAQTFEEEEFYI
- the FAM124A gene encoding protein FAM124A isoform X1, which encodes MEKTAEDDCEDSGAETGGSDYSRMSSTSSELSIDDVQDPFLVSIHIIADPGESRCLQGAIDKIIAWIHPDLQLFRVSERRTSKKKKLKQAFTSQPALAVILFLQEEYGEDQILHVRECFQKAPWQFHHTERVHGKFLPYMPCNQDFFTLANGTPLWAIRQVHYGKEIIRFTIYCSYENFSDMMKMYELVLKKSVWKKKADFCVFPIYSNMDIDIEFSLKRLLKGQTPVPLDSSLLEFRVKDFGQLVPLLPNQCSPISEGRWQTQDHDGNKILLQQVHRLTRKSIWKHQRYLSRKSSGTTPFISLTPHAHKNKYDKSLTYLNNVKAPGLQTSDQNIPKNPVDVNPSSKSIAQWFQRSKSLVCLPTLNSFPSCESFPFSEPPVFFEHDTSVWRSSPRINIDELEGAQETDVDTGIKLSSSDLSVVSAYSPLDGLSSDLEASLPSGDSNHENPSSRGKLHELSYESFNSVSERSSGSLASSVFPNVSGCNSLTESQKDIESHYKKNVEVINQPAEAQTFEEEEFYI